One genomic region from Phorcysia thermohydrogeniphila encodes:
- the rpsJ gene encoding 30S ribosomal protein S10 has product MAQDRIRIKLTAYDHRLLDRSVQEIIDTVKRTGAIVAGPIPLPTKRSVWSVIRSPHKYKYSQEQFEIRRHRRLLDIKNPKPQTVEALMDLKLPAGVDVEIKLD; this is encoded by the coding sequence ATGGCTCAGGATCGCATAAGAATAAAACTAACGGCTTACGACCATAGACTTCTTGATAGGTCAGTTCAGGAGATTATTGATACAGTCAAGAGGACCGGTGCTATCGTTGCCGGTCCCATCCCTCTTCCAACAAAGCGCTCAGTGTGGAGCGTTATTAGGTCTCCTCACAAGTACAAGTACTCACAGGAGCAGTTTGAGATTAGAAGACACAGAAGGCTTCTTGACATTAAGAATCCAAAGCCTCAAACCGTGGAAGCTCTTATGGACCTCAAGCTTCCCGCCGGTGTTGATGTAGAGATTAAGCTTGACTAA
- the rplC gene encoding 50S ribosomal protein L3, with amino-acid sequence MKGILGRKVGMTQIYTEDGRAIAVTVIEAGPCVVVQKKTPEKDGYSALQLGFMEKNKPEDWFPKPLLGHFKKAGIKPTRWLKEVKFDNVDQYNVGDRITVEIFKPGEKVDITGKSKGRGFAGYHKRHGFKGGRRSHGSDFHEGPGSIGACADPGRVHKGKRMAGHYGNETVTVKNLEIVDVIPEKNLLLVKGAVPGHKGGLVIVKGK; translated from the coding sequence ATGAAAGGGATTCTCGGTAGAAAAGTAGGAATGACTCAAATCTACACAGAGGACGGCAGGGCAATAGCCGTTACCGTTATAGAAGCAGGTCCTTGTGTGGTTGTTCAGAAGAAAACTCCTGAGAAGGACGGCTACTCTGCCCTGCAGCTCGGTTTTATGGAGAAGAACAAGCCTGAGGACTGGTTCCCTAAACCTCTCCTTGGCCACTTCAAGAAAGCCGGCATAAAGCCGACAAGGTGGCTGAAAGAGGTAAAGTTTGACAACGTTGACCAGTACAACGTTGGTGACAGAATAACCGTTGAAATTTTCAAGCCCGGTGAGAAGGTTGACATCACCGGAAAGTCCAAAGGTAGAGGATTTGCCGGTTACCACAAGAGGCACGGTTTCAAAGGAGGTAGGAGGTCCCACGGTTCAGACTTCCACGAGGGTCCCGGTTCTATCGGTGCATGTGCCGACCCCGGAAGGGTTCACAAGGGTAAGAGGATGGCCGGTCACTACGGAAACGAGACAGTGACCGTTAAGAACCTTGAAATCGTTGATGTGATTCCTGAGAAGAACCTTCTCCTTGTTAAGGGTGCTGTTCCCGGACACAAAGGAGGACTTGTTATAGTCAAAGGAAAGTAA
- the rplD gene encoding 50S ribosomal protein L4, with protein sequence MELKVVNAQNQEVGTVTIKDEIANAPIKRHAVWETVRWQLAKRRRGTHSTKTRGEVRGGGRKPWPQKHTGRARQGSIRAPQWVGGGVAHGPKPRDYYYPLPKKVRKVALRSVVAGRLREGNVIVVEDFSFEKPKTKQAVEFLKNLGLENEKVLIVVPSDLDVNTYLSFRNLPNVKLLPIEGLNVYDVLCYNKCIFFKSTLPKLEERLS encoded by the coding sequence ATGGAGCTTAAGGTAGTGAATGCACAGAATCAGGAAGTTGGAACTGTTACTATAAAGGACGAGATAGCCAATGCTCCTATAAAGAGGCATGCCGTTTGGGAAACTGTTAGGTGGCAGCTTGCAAAGCGTAGGCGCGGAACTCACTCCACGAAGACCCGTGGAGAAGTAAGGGGTGGCGGTAGGAAGCCGTGGCCCCAGAAGCATACAGGTAGGGCCCGTCAGGGTTCTATCAGGGCTCCCCAGTGGGTCGGTGGTGGTGTAGCCCACGGTCCAAAGCCGAGGGATTACTACTACCCACTTCCTAAGAAGGTTAGGAAAGTAGCCCTTAGGAGCGTCGTTGCTGGAAGGCTCCGCGAAGGAAACGTTATAGTTGTTGAGGACTTCTCTTTTGAGAAGCCAAAGACAAAGCAGGCTGTAGAGTTTCTCAAGAACTTAGGCCTTGAAAACGAGAAAGTGCTCATCGTTGTTCCATCTGACCTTGACGTGAACACCTACCTTTCCTTCAGGAACCTTCCTAACGTTAAGCTCCTTCCAATTGAGGGACTCAACGTTTACGACGTCCTCTGTTACAACAAGTGCATCTTCTTTAAGTCAACCCTACCCAAGTTAGAGGAGAGGTTATCATGA
- the rplW gene encoding 50S ribosomal protein L23 — MRTPYDIILRPIVTEKSVRLANLEVKSSKTKEKRKITKLTFEVAMDATKPEIKEAVEKIFGVKVEKVNTMIVKGKRKGIRFLRGKKRDWKKAIVTLKPGYEIDLEKL; from the coding sequence ATGAGAACTCCCTATGATATAATCCTGCGCCCGATAGTTACAGAAAAGAGCGTAAGACTTGCCAACCTTGAGGTTAAGAGCTCCAAGACAAAGGAGAAGAGGAAGATAACAAAGCTCACCTTTGAAGTTGCGATGGACGCTACCAAGCCGGAGATAAAGGAAGCCGTTGAGAAGATTTTTGGCGTCAAGGTTGAGAAAGTTAACACGATGATCGTCAAGGGTAAGAGGAAGGGTATCAGGTTCTTGAGGGGCAAGAAGAGAGACTGGAAGAAGGCAATCGTTACCTTAAAGCCCGGCTACGAGATTGACCTTGAGAAACTCTAA
- the rplB gene encoding 50S ribosomal protein L2, whose amino-acid sequence MGIKRFKPYTPSRRFMTVSDFSEITKTEPEKSLTVGFVRGTGRNNQGRITCRHKGGGHKRRYRIIDFKRDKIGVPAKVVAIEYDPNRSARIALLVYADGEKRYILWPDGLKVGDTVVSGPDAEIKVGNALPLRNIPVGTIVHNVELKPGKGGQLARAAGAFAQVMGKVGDYAQLRLPSGELRLVHLDCMATIGQVGNLDHENIVLGKAGRSRWLGIRPTVRGTAMNPVDHPHGGGEGRTFGKHPVTPWGQPTKGYKTRRSKKYSDRFIIKRRNEK is encoded by the coding sequence ATGGGAATTAAAAGGTTTAAGCCATACACCCCGTCAAGACGTTTTATGACGGTTTCAGACTTCTCTGAGATTACAAAGACCGAGCCCGAAAAGTCCCTTACAGTTGGTTTCGTAAGGGGAACTGGTAGGAACAATCAAGGAAGGATTACCTGTCGCCACAAAGGTGGTGGACACAAGAGACGTTACAGGATTATAGACTTTAAGCGTGACAAGATAGGTGTTCCTGCCAAGGTAGTTGCCATTGAGTACGACCCCAACAGGTCTGCAAGGATTGCCCTCCTTGTTTACGCTGACGGTGAAAAGAGGTACATCCTCTGGCCGGACGGCCTTAAAGTTGGCGATACTGTAGTATCCGGCCCTGACGCTGAAATAAAGGTTGGTAACGCTTTACCTTTAAGGAACATTCCTGTAGGTACAATCGTTCACAACGTTGAGCTCAAGCCCGGTAAGGGTGGACAGCTTGCAAGGGCTGCCGGTGCCTTTGCTCAGGTTATGGGTAAGGTTGGCGACTACGCTCAGCTGAGACTTCCATCTGGTGAGCTTCGTCTTGTTCACCTTGACTGCATGGCAACGATCGGTCAGGTCGGAAACCTTGACCACGAGAACATCGTTCTCGGTAAGGCTGGACGTTCCAGATGGCTCGGTATAAGGCCTACCGTTCGTGGTACTGCTATGAACCCAGTTGACCACCCCCACGGTGGTGGTGAGGGTAGAACCTTCGGTAAGCATCCTGTTACTCCTTGGGGTCAGCCAACCAAGGGATACAAGACGAGACGTTCCAAGAAGTACTCTGATAGGTTTATCATTAAACGTCGTAATGAGAAATAG
- the rpsS gene encoding 30S ribosomal protein S19: MGRSLKKGPYVNPKILKKVRKMNETGEKKVIKVWDRACTIVPEFVGHTFAVYNGQKFIPVYVTEQMVGHKLGEFSLTRTFRGHAGQKQKVAKKK; the protein is encoded by the coding sequence ATGGGACGTTCACTGAAAAAGGGTCCCTACGTGAACCCTAAGATACTCAAGAAAGTTCGTAAGATGAATGAAACTGGCGAGAAGAAGGTTATCAAGGTGTGGGATAGAGCCTGCACCATCGTTCCAGAGTTCGTTGGTCACACCTTTGCCGTTTACAACGGCCAGAAGTTCATCCCCGTTTACGTTACCGAGCAGATGGTAGGTCACAAGCTTGGTGAGTTTTCCCTTACAAGAACCTTTAGAGGTCACGCTGGTCAGAAGCAGAAAGTTGCCAAGAAGAAGTAA
- the rplV gene encoding 50S ribosomal protein L22, producing the protein MAVEQREYYREGERGFETPQEARAIWRRARMSASKVRLVIDLIRGKHVDQALAILQNSPKKAARMIEKVLKSAIANAEQKGLNPEELVVRRAYVDEGPTMKRVKPRAMGRANIIRRRTCHITVVVGLPEKK; encoded by the coding sequence ATGGCAGTTGAGCAGAGGGAATACTACAGAGAAGGTGAGAGGGGTTTTGAAACCCCTCAGGAAGCAAGGGCTATCTGGAGAAGGGCCAGAATGTCGGCCTCTAAGGTGAGGCTTGTGATTGATCTCATTAGAGGTAAGCACGTAGACCAAGCCCTTGCTATCTTGCAGAACTCTCCAAAGAAAGCTGCAAGGATGATAGAAAAGGTTTTAAAGAGTGCTATTGCTAACGCTGAGCAAAAAGGGCTTAACCCAGAAGAGCTCGTTGTTAGGAGGGCCTATGTTGACGAAGGTCCAACCATGAAGAGGGTTAAGCCCAGAGCTATGGGTAGGGCTAACATTATCAGAAGGAGAACCTGCCACATTACCGTTGTGGTAGGTTTACCGGAAAAAAAGTAA
- the rpsC gene encoding 30S ribosomal protein S3, with translation MGQKVHPIGFRLGITKDWESKWVVKEKSKYVQFLHEDIKIRDIIKKKYYHAGIARIDIERTLDRINIRIWAARPGLLIARKGAEVKALRRYLEDLTGKSVYINIEEVKYPQLNAQLVAENVAQQLERRVAFRRAMKRVIADAMKAGAKGIKVQCAGRLGGADMARTEWYREGRVPLQTIRADIDYGTAIAKTKYGVIGVKVWIYKGDVYKDETEELLKKIEKEVKQEMERGR, from the coding sequence TTGGGACAGAAAGTACATCCTATCGGGTTTAGGCTTGGTATCACTAAGGACTGGGAGTCCAAGTGGGTAGTTAAAGAGAAGAGCAAGTACGTTCAGTTTCTCCACGAGGACATCAAAATCCGTGACATCATCAAGAAGAAGTACTACCACGCCGGTATAGCAAGGATTGATATTGAGAGAACCCTTGACAGAATTAACATCAGGATTTGGGCAGCTCGTCCCGGTCTTCTCATTGCAAGGAAGGGAGCAGAGGTTAAGGCTCTCAGGAGATACCTTGAGGACTTAACAGGAAAGAGCGTTTACATCAACATTGAAGAGGTTAAGTACCCACAGCTCAATGCTCAGCTTGTTGCTGAGAACGTTGCGCAGCAGCTAGAACGCCGTGTGGCGTTCAGGCGCGCTATGAAGAGAGTTATCGCCGATGCTATGAAGGCTGGTGCTAAGGGTATTAAAGTTCAGTGTGCCGGAAGGCTTGGCGGTGCCGACATGGCAAGGACTGAATGGTACCGTGAAGGTAGGGTACCGTTGCAGACAATTCGTGCCGACATAGATTATGGCACTGCAATTGCCAAGACCAAGTACGGTGTTATCGGCGTTAAGGTTTGGATCTACAAGGGTGATGTTTACAAGGATGAGACTGAAGAGCTCCTCAAGAAGATTGAGAAAGAAGTAAAACAGGAGATGGAGAGAGGTAGATAA
- the rplP gene encoding 50S ribosomal protein L16, which yields MLMPKRTKFRKQQRGRLKGKSYRANRLAFGDFGIQALEPAYVTTNQIEAARVAITRTMKRGGKVWIRIFPDKPYTKKPLETRMGKGKGNVETWVAKVLPGRIMFEVAGVAEDVAMEALRLAIHKLPMKCRIVKREETPAGEE from the coding sequence ATGTTGATGCCAAAGAGGACAAAGTTCAGAAAGCAGCAGAGAGGAAGACTCAAAGGAAAGTCTTACAGGGCTAACAGGCTTGCCTTCGGCGACTTTGGCATACAGGCCTTAGAGCCTGCCTACGTTACGACTAACCAGATAGAAGCTGCAAGGGTTGCAATTACAAGGACGATGAAAAGGGGCGGTAAGGTCTGGATTAGGATATTCCCTGATAAGCCTTACACCAAGAAGCCCCTTGAAACCCGTATGGGTAAGGGTAAAGGTAACGTTGAAACGTGGGTGGCAAAGGTTCTTCCCGGCAGAATCATGTTTGAAGTTGCCGGGGTAGCCGAAGACGTTGCTATGGAAGCTTTAAGGCTTGCCATCCACAAGCTTCCTATGAAGTGCAGAATCGTTAAGAGAGAAGAAACTCCAGCTGGTGAGGAGTAA
- the rpmC gene encoding 50S ribosomal protein L29, translated as MKKLTEELRQKSTEELQKMVVELKEKLLKLRFKNAYGQLENPMEIRKTRKQIARILTILRERGVKV; from the coding sequence ATGAAGAAGCTCACAGAAGAACTCAGGCAGAAGTCAACCGAAGAGCTCCAAAAGATGGTCGTTGAGCTTAAGGAGAAGCTCCTTAAGCTCAGGTTTAAGAACGCTTACGGTCAGCTTGAAAACCCTATGGAAATTAGAAAGACGAGAAAACAGATTGCCCGCATTCTTACCATCCTCAGAGAACGCGGCGTTAAGGTTTAA
- the rpsQ gene encoding 30S ribosomal protein S17, translated as MAKTKRVNRRKVRIGVVVSDKMDKTVVVRVTREFRHPLYGKRVKRSKKYMAHDENNECRIGDIVKIMETRPLSKRKRWRVVEIIERAKRVGEVADEVLDTSPDNPS; from the coding sequence ATGGCTAAGACCAAGAGAGTAAACAGAAGGAAGGTAAGGATTGGCGTTGTAGTTAGCGATAAGATGGACAAAACGGTAGTTGTTAGGGTTACGAGGGAATTTAGACATCCCCTCTACGGTAAGCGCGTTAAGCGCTCCAAAAAGTACATGGCACACGACGAGAACAACGAGTGCCGTATAGGCGATATTGTAAAAATCATGGAAACGAGGCCACTCTCCAAGCGTAAAAGGTGGAGAGTGGTTGAAATTATAGAGAGAGCTAAGAGGGTTGGAGAGGTAGCCGACGAAGTTCTTGATACCTCTCCGGATAACCCTTCATAA
- the rplN gene encoding 50S ribosomal protein L14, producing the protein MIQVQTYLNVADNTGAKRVQCIRVLGGSNRKYASLGDQIVITVKEAAPNATAKKGEVYRAVVVRAKKEVRRPDGTYIKFDDNAVVLLNKQGEPLGTRILGPVAREVRLKGFAKIASLAPEVI; encoded by the coding sequence ATGATTCAGGTTCAGACATACCTTAACGTTGCCGACAACACCGGAGCTAAGAGAGTCCAGTGCATTAGGGTTCTTGGCGGTTCTAACAGGAAGTATGCCTCCTTAGGAGACCAGATAGTTATTACCGTCAAGGAGGCTGCTCCTAACGCAACCGCCAAGAAGGGAGAAGTTTACAGGGCAGTTGTTGTCAGGGCTAAAAAAGAGGTAAGACGCCCTGACGGTACTTACATCAAGTTTGATGACAACGCCGTGGTTCTCCTCAACAAACAGGGAGAGCCACTGGGAACGCGTATCTTAGGTCCCGTTGCAAGGGAAGTAAGGCTTAAAGGCTTTGCTAAAATCGCCTCACTTGCTCCGGAAGTCATCTAA
- the rplX gene encoding 50S ribosomal protein L24 — protein sequence MAKKKFKIKAGDKVIVIAGKDKGKVGKVLKVLPEEERVIVEGVRIVKKHLKPSPKYPEGGIIEKEAPIHISNVMLVDPKTGKPTRVGIKIVDGKKYRYAKRSGEIIDEISKPQKAGR from the coding sequence ATGGCTAAGAAGAAGTTCAAGATAAAGGCCGGCGATAAGGTTATCGTGATTGCCGGCAAGGACAAGGGAAAGGTCGGAAAGGTCTTAAAGGTCCTTCCGGAAGAAGAGAGGGTTATTGTTGAGGGCGTTAGGATAGTTAAGAAGCACTTAAAGCCAAGCCCTAAGTATCCAGAGGGTGGAATTATTGAGAAAGAAGCTCCTATCCACATCAGCAACGTTATGCTCGTTGACCCTAAAACTGGAAAGCCGACAAGGGTCGGCATAAAAATCGTTGACGGTAAGAAGTACAGGTACGCCAAGCGTTCTGGCGAGATAATTGACGAAATCAGCAAACCCCAGAAGGCGGGTCGGTAA
- the rplE gene encoding 50S ribosomal protein L5, with protein sequence MAEEKYVPRLKKKYQEEVVPALMKKFGYKNIMEVPKIEKIVVNMGVGEAVQNIRALENAMNDLALITGQKPSVRRAKRSEAGFKLRKGMPIGAKVTLRRDRMWDFLDRLISIALPRVRDFKGLSPKSFDGRGNYNFGLEEQTVFPEIDYDKVDKIRGMNITIVTTAETDEEAKALLELLGFPFRK encoded by the coding sequence ATGGCAGAAGAGAAGTACGTTCCAAGGCTAAAGAAGAAGTATCAAGAAGAGGTAGTTCCGGCACTTATGAAGAAGTTTGGCTATAAGAACATTATGGAAGTGCCGAAGATTGAAAAAATCGTTGTAAACATGGGTGTTGGCGAGGCCGTTCAGAACATAAGGGCTCTTGAGAACGCAATGAACGACCTCGCCCTCATTACAGGGCAGAAGCCTTCCGTTAGGAGGGCGAAGAGATCTGAAGCCGGATTTAAGCTCCGTAAAGGTATGCCCATCGGAGCTAAGGTTACCCTCAGAAGGGACAGGATGTGGGATTTCCTTGATAGGCTCATCTCAATAGCCCTTCCGAGGGTGAGGGACTTTAAAGGTCTCTCTCCTAAGTCCTTTGACGGTAGGGGTAACTACAACTTCGGTCTTGAGGAGCAAACCGTCTTCCCCGAAATTGACTACGACAAGGTTGACAAGATTAGGGGAATGAACATTACTATCGTTACGACTGCTGAGACCGATGAAGAGGCTAAAGCTCTCTTGGAACTTCTTGGCTTCCCATTCAGGAAGTAA
- a CDS encoding type Z 30S ribosomal protein S14, with protein MARKALIVKAQREPKFKVRKYNRCPLCGRPRGFIRAFGMCRLCFRTLALQGKIPGVRKASW; from the coding sequence ATGGCAAGGAAAGCGTTAATCGTTAAGGCTCAGAGAGAGCCAAAGTTTAAGGTTAGAAAGTACAACAGGTGTCCCCTCTGTGGACGTCCGAGGGGATTTATAAGGGCCTTTGGTATGTGCAGGCTTTGCTTCAGGACTCTTGCCCTTCAGGGTAAGATTCCCGGAGTTAGAAAGGCAAGCTGGTAA
- the rpsH gene encoding 30S ribosomal protein S8: MMIDTVADFLTRIRNANLVYHEYTDAPYSKVNEAIAKILKEEGFIKDYEIREEPFKRAKNPENKKKVLRIYLKYGPNKERVINEIKRVSKPGRRIYVGKDEIPLVKAGLGVVILSTNKGIIPGYKARKLGVGGEVLCYVW; this comes from the coding sequence ATGATGATAGATACGGTAGCAGATTTCCTTACGAGGATAAGGAACGCAAACCTTGTTTACCACGAGTATACAGATGCTCCTTACTCAAAGGTTAACGAGGCTATCGCAAAGATTCTTAAGGAAGAAGGTTTTATAAAAGATTACGAGATAAGGGAAGAGCCCTTTAAGAGGGCTAAGAACCCTGAGAACAAGAAGAAGGTATTAAGGATTTACCTCAAGTACGGTCCAAACAAGGAAAGGGTTATCAACGAGATTAAAAGGGTTTCTAAGCCCGGTCGTAGAATTTACGTTGGCAAGGATGAGATTCCTCTCGTAAAGGCTGGACTTGGAGTTGTTATTCTCTCCACGAACAAGGGAATCATTCCCGGCTATAAGGCCAGAAAGCTTGGAGTTGGTGGAGAGGTTCTCTGTTACGTCTGGTAA
- the rplF gene encoding 50S ribosomal protein L6: MSRVGRMPVEIPEGVTVEVKPGNHVIVKGPKGQLEYTFNPKLTIRVEDNKVIVERPNDDKQMRALHGTTRALINNMVIGVSKGFEKVLEVKGLGYRAFVKGDTLELHLGFSHPVLYKIPEGIQIEVDRENNIYVRGIDKQKVGQVAAEIRSFRPPEPYKGKGIRYRGERIILKAGKSAKK; encoded by the coding sequence ATGTCAAGAGTAGGAAGAATGCCCGTTGAGATACCGGAAGGCGTTACAGTTGAGGTTAAACCGGGTAACCACGTAATTGTAAAAGGACCTAAGGGACAGCTTGAGTATACTTTCAATCCAAAGCTCACAATAAGGGTTGAGGACAACAAAGTTATCGTTGAGAGACCTAACGACGACAAGCAGATGAGAGCTCTCCACGGAACTACGAGAGCTCTCATCAACAACATGGTTATCGGTGTTTCTAAAGGTTTTGAGAAGGTTCTTGAAGTTAAAGGTCTCGGTTACAGGGCTTTCGTTAAGGGTGATACTTTGGAGCTCCACCTTGGATTCTCCCACCCTGTCCTCTACAAGATCCCTGAGGGTATTCAGATTGAAGTTGACAGGGAAAACAACATTTACGTTCGCGGAATAGACAAACAAAAAGTTGGACAGGTTGCTGCTGAGATTCGTTCCTTTAGACCTCCAGAGCCTTACAAGGGTAAGGGTATCAGGTATAGAGGCGAGAGAATTATTCTCAAGGCTGGTAAATCTGCCAAGAAGTAA
- the rplR gene encoding 50S ribosomal protein L18, whose amino-acid sequence MAKLTRRERIRKRHMRVRKKVFGTPERPRLAVYKSLKHIYAQIIDDTKGVTLVAASTLDKEIRPRMPELTKTQEAYEVGKLIAKRALEKGIKKVVFDRGGFIYHGRIKALAEGAREGGLEF is encoded by the coding sequence ATGGCGAAGCTAACAAGGAGAGAGAGAATACGTAAAAGGCATATGAGGGTAAGGAAGAAAGTCTTTGGAACTCCTGAAAGGCCAAGGCTTGCTGTTTACAAAAGTTTAAAGCACATCTACGCTCAGATCATTGACGACACAAAGGGCGTTACTCTTGTAGCTGCTTCTACCCTTGACAAGGAGATTAGGCCTCGTATGCCTGAGCTTACAAAGACACAGGAGGCCTACGAGGTAGGAAAGCTTATTGCAAAGAGAGCCCTTGAAAAGGGCATCAAGAAGGTTGTCTTTGACAGGGGCGGTTTCATCTATCACGGTAGGATTAAAGCCCTTGCAGAAGGTGCAAGGGAAGGTGGACTTGAATTCTAA
- the rpsE gene encoding 30S ribosomal protein S5, whose product MAERVRPEGLELKERLVHINRNAKVVTGGRKFSFTAFVVVGDGKGVVGFGRGKAAEVPDAIRKAVEDAKKNLIRVPVVDGTIPFEVEAKFGASKVIMRPAAPGTGVIASAPVRAVLESAGITDVLTKVIGSTNPHTVVRAVLKGLEQLKTPEEFARLRGVPVEELRKRWKLPGRKVTKEGEIIRR is encoded by the coding sequence ATGGCTGAGAGGGTAAGACCTGAAGGGCTTGAGCTTAAGGAGAGGCTTGTTCATATCAACAGGAACGCAAAAGTTGTTACCGGTGGTAGGAAGTTTAGTTTTACGGCCTTTGTCGTAGTTGGCGATGGAAAAGGTGTCGTAGGCTTTGGTAGAGGTAAAGCTGCTGAAGTTCCAGATGCCATCAGAAAGGCCGTTGAAGACGCCAAGAAGAACCTCATAAGGGTTCCTGTTGTTGATGGAACAATTCCCTTTGAGGTTGAGGCAAAGTTTGGCGCTTCCAAAGTAATAATGAGGCCTGCTGCTCCCGGTACTGGAGTTATCGCTTCTGCTCCAGTTCGTGCTGTTCTTGAGTCCGCTGGAATAACAGACGTTCTTACGAAGGTTATCGGTTCTACAAATCCCCATACAGTTGTAAGGGCGGTGCTTAAGGGACTGGAACAGCTTAAAACTCCTGAGGAGTTTGCAAGACTCCGCGGTGTTCCTGTTGAGGAGCTTAGGAAGCGCTGGAAGCTCCCCGGTAGGAAGGTAACGAAGGAAGGTGAAATCATCAGGAGGTAA
- the rpmD gene encoding 50S ribosomal protein L30: MAKVKITLIRGLAGKSRRKRATLEALGLRKRGATTVKELNPAIQGMIEKVKELVKVEPVEE; this comes from the coding sequence ATGGCTAAGGTTAAGATAACCCTCATTAGAGGTCTTGCTGGAAAGAGCAGAAGAAAGAGGGCTACCCTTGAGGCCCTCGGTCTTCGCAAGAGGGGTGCTACTACAGTTAAGGAGCTTAACCCTGCTATACAGGGTATGATTGAGAAAGTTAAAGAGCTTGTAAAAGTTGAACCTGTGGAGGAGTAA
- the rplO gene encoding 50S ribosomal protein L15 — protein sequence MELRLDNLRPNPGAVREKKRVGRGHGSGHGKTSGRGQKGQKARSGWKGGTRPGFEGGQTPLYMRFPKRGFSNAPFKKEYAIVNVKDLEERFEDGAVITPEVLREAGLVKKKLPVKILGDGELTKKFTVKAHKFSASAKAKIEAAGGTCEEIE from the coding sequence ATGGAGCTCAGGTTAGATAACTTAAGACCAAACCCCGGTGCTGTAAGGGAGAAGAAGAGAGTAGGTAGAGGTCACGGTTCTGGCCACGGTAAGACTTCCGGAAGGGGTCAGAAGGGGCAGAAGGCCCGTTCTGGATGGAAGGGAGGAACAAGACCCGGATTTGAGGGTGGACAGACTCCTCTATATATGAGGTTCCCCAAGAGGGGATTCTCCAACGCTCCATTTAAGAAGGAGTACGCCATCGTTAACGTTAAGGACTTAGAGGAGAGGTTTGAGGACGGCGCTGTTATCACCCCTGAGGTTTTAAGGGAAGCTGGCCTTGTTAAGAAGAAGCTCCCTGTGAAAATCCTTGGGGACGGTGAGCTTACCAAGAAGTTTACTGTTAAGGCTCACAAGTTCTCTGCTTCTGCTAAGGCCAAGATTGAGGCTGCCGGGGGCACCTGCGAGGAGATAGAATGA